From a region of the Pseudanabaena sp. ABRG5-3 genome:
- a CDS encoding DUF192 domain-containing protein, translated as MTGNMTGDTSRNCDTPVHSSIQILQRVCIKLCTISLSLSMIACSSPAVSDSAKPSASPSIPVTTSPQTVSPQLTPQTKPKPVSELGQYLPITAIATIAGREIQLEVANTPKEQEKGLMFRPPLADDRGMLFPFIPARPVAFWMKNTPSPLDIIFLLDGKVVAIARNATTCKSDPCPIYPENGVVADNVLEVRAGLTQELGLQEGDQITFKFLLPKNQ; from the coding sequence ATGACTGGCAATATGACTGGCGATACTTCTAGAAATTGTGACACACCTGTTCATAGTTCGATCCAAATCCTCCAAAGAGTTTGTATAAAGCTATGTACGATTAGCCTGAGCCTGTCGATGATTGCTTGTAGCTCCCCTGCGGTGTCCGACAGTGCAAAACCATCTGCAAGTCCATCGATCCCCGTTACAACTTCACCACAAACTGTATCACCGCAGCTAACTCCTCAAACTAAACCTAAACCAGTTTCAGAACTAGGACAATATTTGCCAATTACTGCTATTGCCACGATCGCAGGACGCGAGATTCAGCTAGAGGTCGCCAATACTCCGAAGGAGCAAGAAAAAGGACTAATGTTTCGTCCCCCATTAGCCGATGATCGCGGCATGTTATTTCCCTTTATCCCTGCTCGTCCTGTTGCTTTTTGGATGAAAAATACGCCTTCACCTCTTGATATTATTTTCTTGCTTGATGGCAAGGTGGTAGCGATCGCTCGTAATGCCACCACCTGTAAAAGTGATCCCTGTCCGATTTATCCCGAAAATGGGGTTGTTGCTGATAACGTACTAGAAGTTAGGGCTGGGCTAACGCAAGAACTCGGTTTGCAAGAAGGGGATCAAATTACTTTCAAATTCTTGTTGCCAAAAAATCAATGA